In Ciona intestinalis chromosome 11, KH, whole genome shotgun sequence, the DNA window GCATTTGTGGAAAATTATTTGTACGATCTATTTCATCTGCTAAGGGGGTAAGTTCTTCTTGTAAGAACTTCGAAACAGATGCCCGTAACTGTaaaatttcaactttaaacattGCTCTAAGAAACATGGTTATTTATATGCAGGGCTTGATTTCTAAGACCACAACGTACAAACTATAATGAACATAGAGAACCGAACAACACTTTTGGatttaaagattaaattatTTCTTGGTTTCTAAATTCTGGTGgggtaattattaattatttaacataatGGTATTGCTGTAGGGTATTTGTAATGTGCAGAAAAATACACCATTTATACAAgatatgatatttttattatgttggGTCATCTCTCTTTAAGCCACAGAAGTGGCCCGTTTGtaagaattaaatatttacctgtTTTTGATCGTCAGTAAAACCATATAATTCATCATCTATTGGGACAGTTGTGGTATATCTTGCTCTGGGTGATAAAGTCCGAGTACATTTTCGTATTGAcagaatgtttttaaaactatagttTCGTGCACATGAAATGCGAAACAACAATCTGGCACACGCCATTATAACTAAAAGATTTcaaaacctaaataaatatttggtgAAAGAATAAACTATTAGTTTAATTTTCACATTCAGTACTTCTGCTGGTTACACTTCTGTCAAAAATGTACCACTTATTCTGCAGAGTTGCAGTGTTTGCAATCTACAATGCGAAAACATACTATGAAATACCAACAGTTGTGGGCAAATACCATTGCTTCGTGTGCACAATTCGCTCGTTCCGCATGACGCGGGGTAGCGTGGTGCGCTATCGCTACCGACAAATGAGGCCAACACGGTTGCGGATATGTTGATGCATGGCCTACTGAATGTCATGGTTGATGCTgtaaacgacattcgttataacgcggatgttgtgtttcatacacctcgtgtccgctcacgaattaccacgtatgtaactttgtaagtgtgCTGTTTccgtatgactgacaattttaacaaaccattagtgactactgggctGGGAGTAATTTCCGCACAGTATCTTGCTCAATGACTGAATGACACATATGCGCCGACAATGGTAGCGGCGGCTAgacttgaacccataacctctgtgTTCCATACAGGTGCACTAACCACATCGTAATTACTACGAAGAACCAATGTCTACAATGGAGCGACAAGGTTCGACTTTCTCCGGGTGTCTTTGTATCTTAAAGCGCAGTTTGCAGGTTAATGCAACCGTGGTTAGTGAAAAACGTACATGCTGCCCAGTAAAAACGTAGTCTTAATGAGCTCAGGGTAATGACTAAACAGGCTTCGAGTCCGGGTATTACTTGTGCTTACCTTATCTGCGGATTGTAATACAAGcactataaaagtaaaacacataTCAACGATTTATCGAGCATGGCGAAGAACAAATTgcaatttatacaaaacaacaatatagtACGTTGCGAATCAAATACGAAACTTTTAAGAGAgacgttttaaaactttcagtCAATAAAGAACAAGTTGTCATACACTTACGTATAAGTGAATCGCTTATATATGGTAGCttgttatatagtaaagtgTGGTGGTTAGTAAGACAATTAGTTCAAAAAACTAGTCGGTGTTTAAATCACTTGGTGAGAGCAATTTAAGTGTACGTTTTTCAGAATGAGTTAGATATGATTGCAGTCTCGGCAAGTGTGGGACAATTGCCAAAAAACGTACGCCAAGCTGTACCAGTGTCTTGCACCACATTTACACCTTGTGTTTGAGAAGCACCGTGGGTTATTGCAACCATAAAGACACTGTCCATCGACAATATAGGAGCTATAGGACGTTTAAATTGTGTAGTTTGTTTTCTGAACATTAGTTTGCATGTGGCGGTTAAAATGAACACACGCTGTACTTAAAGGAAGGTAAAGAATAAAAGTAGAAAATGTACACTTCAGTGTGTGTACTATTTTTCGCAAAAGGCTGTACCATTTAAAACGATCTGCGAATGCTGTATTATATTAGAGAATATAACACTGTAAAAAGAAGTGTTTTTCTAACGACAATACGTTCGGTTTGCGACGCACGAACGATTAAAATACGTGTAGTAAACTATTAGTGAGTAAAAACACTAAccgaaattttaaaagaaactttttaggaataaaaatattaaaatacaagcaGTGCGACTTTGCTTGTTAGACACTGCTACGAATAGGGACGTGTCGTGCCACTATTAAGCGGCGTTGATAGCCATTTGATATGCAAAACGGTTGCAAGATATACCTGTGATAGCGTTAAGTTGAAGAGTGTGGAAACACATGAGGTAAAGAGACTTTTTAAACTCGTACAGTGGGAAACAGTTAAAACGTCGCTTTGGCTACTGCACTTTCAAAAAAGGTGCCTTTCAATTAATGACAACGTCGCTTAAATAAGCACACTGAAACAACGTTTGTAGCCGCGACGAAACTGCGCCTTTTGAGTGAAGATTAATACACGATCGTTTGGCAAACAAAAGGAACTGCAAATATTATAAAGTGTTTATGTCCGCGCTTCAGTTTGTAAAGGCATCGGTTTGTGTTTGCCCCCGCAACAGTGGCAAACTGCGCCGCAACGGTGGCAGTTCTTTAAAATAGGATAAAGACACAAACAGGGTATAAAAATTGAGACGATGGCAAAAATACACCAGCGCCGGTGGGTCCAAACTCGAGTGTTGTCGTCTGTGCACGGCAAACAGGTGCTACATCGGGTAAAACAAGGGCATGTGTTAACCGGAGCAGCAGGACAGGAACCGGCGGGGTTTCGCTCCCGATTATACAACACTTGACAGTATCGACAACGTGTACGCTCGCCTAAATCTTCTTTTCTTCGCCCACCACGCTCAGAAGACTTTGTGCTTGCTGGAGGTTTAATAGGGTCTGTATATGAACCAAATGAAGGACTCGTATGGAATAGAGTCGTCTTGTGCTGCTCCATAAGGCAATCATCTGCCGACTTCATACCATGGTATCTATAATCATGGTAAGGCGTTCTCTGCAGTTGTGGTGTGTAACGGTGGGAAGCGTATTTATTCCGCAAGTCTTCTGAGGTTCGTAGCGACCTACAATGCGTGGGCAGACTCGCCCCTGGCCGTGTTGAAAAGGGCGAGGGCGTAGCCGAAGGTATTTGGACGTAGGAGTTTGGTTTAGGTGGTTGTAAGTCACGCTGTCGTTCCAGTATGTCAAGATTTGGGGTTTTTGTTCTCCAGGATTTATGCCGACCCTGAGTGCTCTCACGTTGTCTTATTCTGTGGCGTCTGGACGTATTAACGGCGTGGCGTTGAGCGGTTGGCGTGGCGTCTTTCACGGAAGGAGTCACAACGTCCTGGAAAAAAACAACGAGTAAGAAGTTGTAATTTGGtgcaaaattgttaaaacagagTAATTTTATACGAATTAGAACTATAAGGGGGCTCCAGTTGcataagtttttttatgtttcaattataagaaaaaaatatgattacgAATAAAATACCTTTGCTGGCTCCGTGGCTTTTGATTTCATGGGGTTGGTATGTAAGCGAGGTGCGTGGTCACCAGGTAATACTGTGGTGGGAGAGGGAGGTGTGGGGGAGGCTCTTTGAGGGTGGCCGGGTACTGAGGAGGAGTGACGTCTTTGTAATCTAGATGAGGATGGTCGGTGCCACGACAACGAAGATGTGGAAGTGGCGGGCTGACGAAACGCAGGTAAACTAATAGAGGCACTTGGTCTCGGACACGATGCAGGATGGGGGGAAGTTGCAGAAGGAGTCGAGTTGTGAGAGGATGATGTTGAGAGCTTCTTCACTCGAGTGGTTGAGTCTTCTTTCACATCAGCGGAGTTAAGGATCGTAAATGAGGTGACAGAGGTCGGGGAAGCCTGGGTTGATGGTGATAGGTTAGACAGAAGTTGAGGTGCGCTTACTTTACTTTTAATTGGAAGTAGTTACTTTACTTTTAATTGAAAGTATAGTACtctggggtaagacgggacacctttagcacatggtatccaaatatcctgatcaagttttaaacaattaacagcggtctgcGGAagctgtgaggatacggttttataactaccaaatgtgacaagaaaatagaatgaaagagTGTCTCATTTTTTACCAGATAAGCAATTTTCAAGCGTTAGGAGTTTTGTTGTGTATATATGTGAATAAAAAATCTTTCCCTTTATATATTAGTTcaaataaaagaaaagaaCTTTTTGGGTGGTGAAcctaattgtttgtttttttttacaaaaaaaatgtttttttacagttggACCTATGTTAAATAGTATAAAACTAATGGTGACAGAAAGAACAGTTGAGATGTGTGACTGGCGAAATAAAGGCCAGTACAAGCCAGATTCGTCCACGGCATTGTAGCTTTTCCCATTATACAGATATGTGTACAAACATAATCCATAGTAAACGTTGTATCCAGATAAAACAACACCATTATATTCATAACAACAGCTTAATATACTGAGAAATAGAATATGTTTTGAATATAGATGTGACAGACCAGTGTAATATCATGTAGGACAACACATCAGTACACTAACATGGGTAGTAACATGGTAACTTACCTCTTCCGATGTTCGGCTACATGTGCTGCTACCACTGCTCATGTTTCGGGCTGAAACAGAAAAATAGCAAAGTCATTGACCTTGCACATACAGTCACTTATATTGggtaaaatttgaataaagGCTTTTTAAAGTTGGTGTGTGTAAATGAGTAGATTGTGGATAAAGTGAAATGTTGTTAGAGCGCTGGAAATATAGAATTTACCGTTGCTTTTATAAATCTCTGTGTCAGGCGCTGCGGCAAGGGAAGTCGGGTGTGTGCGTGCGGTAGTGCGCGCGTGTGCGCGTGTATGGTCCGCGAGCATACCAGCGCATTCGGAGCGGATGTGGTTTCATCTCGTCCAACAAATACAAGAGAGAGAAGAGAAAAGACGGAGAGACGCGGCGAGAAGCGAAGAGATTGGTCTCCGATCCCGGTGAGAAAATTCGATAGCGATGAAATGAAAAGCATGCTTCATTTATATGCAACATCGGTGAAACCGCTTCCTTTTTACGCATTTGTCGAATAGAAACAATTTCGGTGGAAACATCGCGGAAATATGTATGGAGGACGGCGACATAATAACTCAAATCCTTCCCAATTACTAAGTATTGTAGGCGCCGTTCGAGTGATAATAATTGGAGCCGTACGCTAATGAATGGACGACTTTTAACAGAGCCATAACAACACACCGGCAATGCTATAATAACACACACGCTCAAGTTTAAAATGACTGAACGTCCTGTCTTGTATCTTAGGCTGTGAATTACCATTGCGTAAATGTTTTAGGTGaatgaaagttttaaactacTCCACCTGTAACGGATAGTTTTTACAGCTTAATGAGTAGGAATGAAAGAAAGTTGGGTAggtacaggttcaaggcttaacgGTGGtcc includes these proteins:
- the LOC100183769 gene encoding sprouty-related, EVH1 domain-containing protein 2-like encodes the protein MEKGKIEWNERPIVRVEATVMVRGELGWTPHLGAGHSKVAVYESMPRTDYRLYGYRIQDKEVTLDTLIPPQMIFVRASAIFHHWVIGQERMGLAFNGTADARSFDRGIRVALENLDKPRNMSSGSSTCSRTSEEASPTSVTSFTILNSADVKEDSTTRVKKLSTSSSHNSTPSATSPHPASCPRPSASISLPAFRQPATSTSSLSWHRPSSSRLQRRHSSSVPGHPQRASPTPPSPTTVLPGDHAPRLHTNPMKSKATEPAKDVVTPSVKDATPTAQRHAVNTSRRHRIRQRESTQGRHKSWRTKTPNLDILERQRDLQPPKPNSYVQIPSATPSPFSTRPGASLPTHCRSLRTSEDLRNKYASHRYTPQLQRTPYHDYRYHGMKSADDCLMEQHKTTLFHTSPSFGSYTDPIKPPASTKSSERGGRRKEDLGERTRCRYCQVLYNRERNPAGSCPAAPVNTCPCFTRCSTCLPCTDDNTRVWTHRRWCIFAIVSIFIPCLCLYPILKNCHRCGAVCHCCGGKHKPMPLQTEART